A region of Homo sapiens chromosome 17, GRCh38.p14 Primary Assembly DNA encodes the following proteins:
- the CD300LD gene encoding CMRF35-like molecule 5 precursor, with the protein MWLSPSLLLLILPGYSIAAKITGPTTVNGSEQGSLTVQCAYGSGWETYLKWRCQGADWNYCNILVKTNGSEQEVKKNRVSIRDNQKNHVFTVTMENLKRDDADSYWCGTERPGIDLGVKVQVTINPGTQTAVSEWTTTTASLAFTAAATQKTSSPLTRSPLKSTHFLFLFLLELPLLLSMLGTVLWVNRPQRRS; encoded by the exons ATGTGGCTGTCCCCATCTCTGCTGCTTCTCATCCTCCCAG GTTACTCCATTGCCGCTAAAATCACTGGTCCAACAACAGTGAATGGCTCGGAGCAGGGCTCATTGACTGTGCAGTGTGCTTATGGCTCAGGCTGGGAGACCTACTTGAAGTGGCGGTGTCAAGGAGCTGATTGGAATTACTGTAACATCCTTGTTAAAACAAATGGATCAGAGCAGGAGGTAAAGAAGAATCGAGTTTCCATCAGGGACAATCAGAAAAACCACGTGTTCACCGTGACCATGGAGAATCTCAAAAGAGATGATGCTGACAGTTATTGGTGTGGGACTGAGAGACCTGGAATTGATCTTGGGGTCAAAGTTCAAGTGACCATTAACCCAG GCACACAAACTGCAGTCTCAGAATGGACAACCACAACAGCAAGCCTGGCTttcacagctgcagccacccagaaGACCAGCAGCCCCCTCACCAG GTCCCCGCTCAAGAGCACCCACTTCCTGTTCCTGTTCCTCCTGGAGCTGCCTCTGCTCCTGAGCATGCTGGGGACCGTCCTCTGGGTAAACAGACCACAAAGAAGGTCTTGA
- the CD300LD gene encoding CMRF35-like molecule 5 isoform X1 has product MNLRFPGYSIAAKITGPTTVNGSEQGSLTVQCAYGSGWETYLKWRCQGADWNYCNILVKTNGSEQEVKKNRVSIRDNQKNHVFTVTMENLKRDDADSYWCGTERPGIDLGVKVQVTINPGTQTAVSEWTTTTASLAFTAAATQKTSSPLTRSPLKSTHFLFLFLLELPLLLSMLGTVLWVNRPQRRS; this is encoded by the exons ATGAATTTGCGTTTTCCAGGTTACTCCATTGCCGCTAAAATCACTGGTCCAACAACAGTGAATGGCTCGGAGCAGGGCTCATTGACTGTGCAGTGTGCTTATGGCTCAGGCTGGGAGACCTACTTGAAGTGGCGGTGTCAAGGAGCTGATTGGAATTACTGTAACATCCTTGTTAAAACAAATGGATCAGAGCAGGAGGTAAAGAAGAATCGAGTTTCCATCAGGGACAATCAGAAAAACCACGTGTTCACCGTGACCATGGAGAATCTCAAAAGAGATGATGCTGACAGTTATTGGTGTGGGACTGAGAGACCTGGAATTGATCTTGGGGTCAAAGTTCAAGTGACCATTAACCCAG GCACACAAACTGCAGTCTCAGAATGGACAACCACAACAGCAAGCCTGGCTttcacagctgcagccacccagaaGACCAGCAGCCCCCTCACCAG GTCCCCGCTCAAGAGCACCCACTTCCTGTTCCTGTTCCTCCTGGAGCTGCCTCTGCTCCTGAGCATGCTGGGGACCGTCCTCTGGGTAAACAGACCACAAAGAAGGTCTTGA
- the CD300H gene encoding protein CD300H isoform 2 precursor (isoform 2 precursor is encoded by transcript variant 2): MTQRAGAAMLPSALLLLCVPGCLTVSGPSTVMGAVGESLSVQCRYEEKYKTFNKYWCRQPCLPIWHEMVETGGSEGVVRSDQVIITDHPGDLTFTVTLENLTADDAGKYRCGIATILQEDGLSGFLPDPFFQVQVLVSSGPCPAAPASCFSHS, translated from the exons ATGACCCAGAGGGCTGGGGCTGCCATGCTGCCTTCAGCTCTGCTCCTTCTCTGTGTCCCAG GCTGTCTGACTGTGAGTGGCCCCAGCACCGTGATGGGCGCCGTGGGGGAATCCCTGAGTGTTCAGTGTCGGTATGAAGAGAAATACAAGACGTTTAACAAATACTGGTGCAGACAACCATGCTTGCCAATTTGGCATGAAATGGTGGAGACCGGAGGGTCTGAGGGAGTGGTGAGGAGTGACCAAGTGATCATCACGGACCATCCTGGAGACCTCACCTTCACCGTGACCTTGGAGAACCTCACGGCAGACGATGCAGGAAAATACCGATGTGGGATTGCAACAATACTGCAGGAAGATGGCCTGTCTGGTTTCCTGCCCGATCCcttcttccaggttcaagtgctgGTCTCATCGG